The sequence AATTAAGCTGTGAAAAAAAACATGAAATATTGGTCCATTATATTTAACAAGCGAACTTTTTTCTTTCTTATATTTATCAATTGCACTTTCTATATCACTGGATTTTATTGATTTATCTTTTTCTAATAAAGAAATGGCTTCATCATAAAAATATCCTTGTGATAACTTTTCAGCCTGCTTGAGTAGATCTTCACTTTTTTGTTTTTCATCACTTGAGCTAGTTTTTTCTACTTGCTTTACCTCACCACTGGTTGATACTGTTAAATTTTTATTTGTGCATCCAACAAAATTTATACTTAGCAGAACTATAACTGGAATACATCCTAATTTTATCTTTCTATTCAATACAGCCATCCCCTTCTTAATTTTAAACACAAAGTTTATTTGCGTAAGAACGTATTTGCTTCATAAAATAATTATACCTCATTACAATTAAATATTTCTATCTCTATTTGATTACGATTTGAATACAAATATAAAAAGAGCCGTGAATAAAATTCACGACTCTTATTTTAACAACAGACTATCTTCTGTTATTTTGTTGCTTTCTAGCTCTTCTGCAATCAGCACATCTTGTTGGTTCGTTATCGAATCCTTTTTCTTTGTAGAATTCTTGTTCTCCTACTGTAAATACGAATTCCTTACCACAATCTCTGCATACTAAAGTCTTATCTTCCATTTATAAATCTCTCCTTTAATTAAAGATTTCATGTTGATTAATATATTCTCTAATTAAAGAAAGTATTATCTAGATGAATCTTTTTTAATCTTTTACGTTAAGTAACCTAACGCATATACTTATTATAACATCTTATCGAAATAAATCAAGTATTATTTATATATTTATTTCAGATTTTCTTCCTTCAATAATTTCTTGAAGCTTTTCACCAGCATTCTTAAATACTATTGATATAGTTAAGAATATTACAAATACTAAACCTAAGATAGCAACATCTTTTCCTACTATTGAGTAATTAATAGTTGTTGCAGAAATTGCTTCTCTTAAAGCATCCATTCCATAAGTAAATGGCATAAATGGATTTAATACCTTAAACATTTTTGGTACTAACTCTAGTGGGAATGTTCCTGCACAAGATGTTAATTGTACTATTAATAGGATAATTCCAAGTACTCTTCCGGCATCTCCAAATAGAGTTATTAAGCATTGTATTATTGAAATAAATACTAATGATAAGAATACTATAAGAGCTATATATAATGCAGTGTTAGTTGGATGTAATCCTAAACTAAGTACTACAACACTTACTAGTAGAGCTTGAAGTATACCTACAAAACCGTAGGATAAGAATTTACCCATTACCTTATTAAACTTAGATGTCTTTTCATCAACTTGAACATGTGGTGATATTATAAAGAACATCATTATTGCGCCTATCCATAAAGACAATTGTATAAAGTATGGTGCAAAACCTGTACCATAGTTTGGTATTGAATTTATTGGATTTGCTGCTAAGTTTACTGGGTCAGAAACAAATGTACCCATTTTATCTGATGAGTTCACTAAACCATCCTTAAGTTGTTTAGCTCCATCATCTAACTTAGTAGATAATTCCTTTGAACCATCATATAACTTTTTAACTCCATCCTTTAAGGTTGGAACACTTGAATTTAATTTATCCATTCCATTCTTTTCTTTAGTTTGTCCATCAACTAATTGATTTGATCCATCAAGTAATTGGTTTGCTCCATCAGCTAACTGAGGAACTGCTTCTTTTAAAGTTGGTTCCGTAGTATTTGATTTAACAATTCCTTGATATAATCTAGTTTGTCCAGCAACTAAAGCATCTGATCCATCTGCTATTCTTGAAAGAGCATCAGATAATAGTGAAACTCCATCTTTTAATGTTGGAACACTTGAATTGAATTGATTCAATCCACCATATAATTGAGTTTGTCCTTTAACTAGTTTGTTTGAACCTGCAAGTAATTGGTTTGCTCCTACTGCTAACTGTGGAATTGCTTCTTTTAAAGTTGGTTCCTTCGTATTTGATTTAACGATTCCTTGATATAATCGAGTTTGTCCATCAACCAATTTTTTTGAACCTGCAAGTAATCCACCTGAATCATCTGCTAATCCAGTTGCTGATGCATATAAATCACTTGTTCCTTTATTTAACTTTGCAGAACCATCAACTAGCTTTTGTACTCCCCCATTTAATTCTGGAAGCTTTGATTGCATTGTTACAACCCCAGTTTTCAAATCTGAAGTTCCTTGTGCAAGAGCCTTTAATCCAGCTCCAAATGAATCTTTATTATTTTCATTTAATTTTGCTTCTAATGAATCAAGACTTGAACTCATTGTTCCTATCCCTGTACTAAGATCTGAAACACTACCTATTAAAGTTTTAACACCATTAGTATAAGTTTGTCCTTGTTCATTTAATGTATCTACACCACTGCTTAATGCTGCAATCTTAGCATCAGTATTGTTGTCTGCATTAGCTTTTTGTAATGCTTGTAACTGTGCTAAAGCTTTGTTTATTTGAGCATTTTTCTCATCAACAGTAGTTGCTGCACTAGCAACAGCTAGTTCTTGCCCTATTGACTTCATAACGTCAGATGTAGATTGCACTCCATTAATAAGTTCATGTACTCCATCCTTAGTTTTTGATATTCCTGATGCTAAAGCATCGCTTCCTTTGTACAATAAGGCTGTATTCTTCTTTGTTTCAGGAGACTGTAATTTTGAATTTGCAGAATCAGCACCTTGCTTTAACAAACTAATTGCTTGATAAAGTCCAATTTTTTCAGGATGATTAACAAGATCTTCACTTTGAGATGAAAATGCTGCATATAATCCATGGCTACCTGCGTCTAATTTTGAAGCTCCATCATTTAGCTGTCCAACTCCTTCAGCTAATGTTGGCAATTTAGATTTCAAAGCTCCCATACCATCTTTTAGTTGAGAAGCTCCAACATTCAAATCATTTGCACCTGACTTTAATTGTGTGGTTGCAAATTTTAATCCATTGTTAAGTGCAATTTGCCCATTATATAGCTGTGTTGTTCCATCTGTTAATTCTGGCATTTTTTTGTTTAATCTGTTTAAACCATCATCTGCAAGAAATAATCCTTTGTTAAGTGCGATTTGACCAGCATATAATTGTGATGAACCATCTGATAGCTTATTAACACCATCTGCTAATGTTGGCATACTACCACTCAATTTAACTACACCACTACCAACAGCCTTTATTGCATCATTAAGCGTAATTTGTCCGTTATATAGCTTTGTTGTTCCATCTGTTAATTCTGGCATCTTTTTGTTTAATTTGTTTAAGCCATCATCAACCTTAACTATTCCATTGTTAAGTTTAATTTGTCCATCATATAATTGTGATGCTCCATCTGTTAATTGAGAAGCACCATCTGCTAATTCTGGTATCTTACCATTTAATGTGTTTAAACCATCATATAACTGTCCACTACCATCGGCAGCTTTAATCATACCATCTTTAGCTTTGTATAAGTTGTCAAATGTAACTTTTACATAATTCTCAGATATATTTTTAACTATCTCTGATTTTAGTATTACTTCTACCTTACCATTAATCTGAGCAGCTAAAAAGTTCTTCTTATCATTACTTACAAACTGTAAGTTTGAAACCTTTGGAGTACCTGTTTTTGCTGCTGTGACATTTGCAGAAAAATCTTCTGGTATCTGTAATTTAGCATAATATTTTTTTCCATCAAGTCCTGAATTGGCTTCACTTTCTGATACAAATTTCCAACCCACTTGATGATTTTTCTTTAGGTTTTCAATCAAGTCATTTCCATAGTTTTTATCTTCACCATCTAATTTGGCGCCTTTATCCAAGTTAACTACTGCTATAGGCAGTTGTTCAACTCTTGCATAAGGATCCCAAAAGGCATCTAAATATAGCAATGAATACAACAACGGAACAATTATTATTGCTATAATGGATACTCTGATGATTCTATTCTTGAAAATGCATTTGATATCATTCCCTGCAATTTGAAGAAAATTCATCCTATCAACCCCCATGAGAATTATACTGACTACTCAGTACAATAATACTATACTTATTTTATGACTAATAGTCAATGTAAATTTTAGTAACTTTTTTCATATGCTTTTTAAAATAATCGTCATTTTAGCGAACTTTTTCAAAAAATTTTATTATTTTATATTTGTATACGTTTTTATATAATACTTATAAAATTAATTTGTAAAAAAAATATCACATTTTAATTGAATTATAAGTTGAAAAATATTGTTCTTTATCGTTCAATTTCAACATATATGATAACAAAGAAGGGATATTCCTTGTTTTAGGAATATCCCTTGAAAATATTTTATTAATTTATATTATTTCTTCAAGTATTGCTAATAAGCTCTCAAAAGTTTTCATAGTAGCTTCTACTGGTTCTGGAGTAAGCATATCTACCCCTGCCTTTTGAAGCACTTTTATTGGATAATCTGAACTTCCTGCCTTTAAGAAACCCTTATATTTTTCAACTGCAGCTTCTCCATTTTCAAGAATGTTATTTGCAAAAGCATTAGCAGCTGAATAACCAGTTGCATATTGGTATACATAGAAATCACTAAAGAAATGAGGAATTCTTGCCCATTCTATATCTATTTCTTCATCCACAACCATTTCTTCCCCAAAATACTTAACATTTAAATCATGCCATATTTTATTGAAGTCTTCTGGTGTTAATGCATTACCTTTTTCTAACTCTTCATGAGAAACTAATTCAAATTCAGCAAACATCAATTGTCTAAATACTGTTGTTCTTATTTGTTCTAATTGTTGATTTACTAAATATAGTTTTCTTTCTCTATCTTCAGCCTTATTTATTAAATGATTAATCAATAATATTTCATTTGTAGTAGACGCTACTTCCGCTAAGAATAAAGAGTAATTATGATATTGATATGGCTGCTCTTTTCTTGAATAATATGAATGTATTGAATGCCCCATTTCATGTGCTAAAGTTGATACATCATTAAGTTCATAGTTATAGTTTAAAAGAACATATGGCATAGTATCATAAGAACCCCATGAGAAGGCCCCTCCTCTTTTACCCTTATTCTCAAATACATCTATCCAGCCAGCTTTAACACCATCATCAAATATATTAAGGTACTCTTTTCCTAATGGATTTAATCCATCTTTAACTATTTCTACTGCATCTTCAAATTGTATTTCTTCACTCTTGTAATCTGTAACTGGTACATATAAGTCATACATGTGAATTTCATCTAAATTTAATAGCTTCTTCTTTAACTTAACATATCTATGAAGTAATCCTAAATTGTCATTTATAGTTTTAACTGCACTCTTATATACTTCTGTAGGAATGTTATTTGGCTTTAATGAAGCTTCTAAAGCAGATTTATAATGTCTAACTTTTGCATTAAATATAAAATTCTTTATTGAACTTATTAAGGCTGTTCCAAAAGTATTTTCTAGTTTTTTATATTCACCAAATAATGCTTTAAATGCTGCTTCTCTAACAGATTTATCCTTACTTTTTATTAAAGATGAATAATTTTCTTCAGTTAATTGAATTTCTTCTCCATTTTCTCCTTTAATAATAGAAAATCTCATATCTGCATTAGCAAGCATACTTCTTATATTGTCAGGAGCTTGCATTGAATCAGAAGCTAATGCTAAAACCTCTTCTATTTCTTTTGAAAGGACATGCTCCTTTTGGCTTAATAATGTGTCAAACATAAAATTAAATTCTTTAAGTTCTTCAGTATTCTTTATAATATTCTTTAATTCTTCTGTTGGTAAAGCTAGTATTTCTGGTTCAAAAAATGCTATATAGCTTCCAAACTCTGCAAGATATATGTCAACTTTAGTCTTTAATGCTTGATATTTTGAATTTGAAGTATCTTCATAGCATCTTAAGTATGCAAACATAAGAAGCTTCTCAGCCAATCTGCTATACTTTTCTGAAGCCTTTAGAAATTCGTATATAGTTTTTCCATCCTTTAGTTTTCCTTGGTACTCTTTTAGTTTTGGAGCCTCTGCCTTAAGAATTTCAAAATCCTTTTCAAAAGCTTCAACACTTTCATAAATCTTGTCAACTTTCCATTTATACTTTTCGTCTATTTCCTCTCTTAATTTTTGTCTTTTTACTTCACCCATCATTATCGCTCCCTTTTTATTATTGATATTGTTCTTCTTTCCCCTTTATATTTTGTAGAACCTCCTCTATTTTATCTTCAACTAAATCTAATATAGAATTTAATTTTTCTTCCATTTCTAAATGATCTTCATAAAAATCAAAACAAACTTTCCAAGTAGGATTGTACTCATCATCTAACTCTTCAATATCTAATCCTGCTTTTTCAAAAGCTTCAATATCAAACAAATCATAAATTGCTGTGTATTCCCATTCTTCTACATCTTTATCAGTGTGAAATTCTAAGTACACCTTATCATTTTGCATATAGAATTTTTTTGCATATACAGCTCCTGGATTAATCTTATAACTTGATAGCTCCCTTACGAAATGTCCTTCATTATCTCTCTCTATTAATACCAATGATTGAAACTCCATGTTCTTCCTCCTAAAGTTAAGTTATTTAATAACTTCCAAACTATTCTAAATAATTTTTAATAATTACATTATAGTGTTTCATTTTAGATAAGTAAATATTACGACTAATTGGAATTTTTCTGGAAATAGTGCTATTATATTATTAAATTATTTTAAGGATGTGATACAATGGCAAGAAAAAAATCAAAAAGACTTTTAAAGTTCAAGCTTTTTATATTTAAAGTTTCAACTATCACTATTATTATTACCATTATTATAAGTGCACTTTGGATCAAACATGTTGATAGTATTTGTACTGATATTTATAAAGCTACCGAGTATTACATGACTGAAAGCATATTTAATAGTAAAAAATTGCTCAAAATAAGTTCTATGAAGCTTACATTCTGTGATAAGAAAACTGCTGTGGTTGAAGTCACTGGCGCAAAAGAAAAAACACCCCATGAATCTGTAACTTATAAGGCATATTTTACAAAAGCAGAAAATGATTCATGGAAATTAGGTACTGTTTATGATTATTTTCAATAAGGCGTTCCTAGGCATTGCAAATTATTTGCATTAAGTTATATAATAGTAGTTGCAATGAATTTAGGAGTGATACTTTTGATAAATATAAAAAACTTAAGTTTTTCTTATAATAAGAAAATAAATCAATTAGAAAATATAAATGTTACTATCCCAAAGGGTTCTTATGTATCTATTGTTGGTAGTAATGGTAGCGGAAAAACTACCTTAGTAAAACTTATATTAAAACAACTTAAACCAACTTCTGGTGACATAGAAATTGAAACAAAAAATATTGGATATGTGCCTCAAAGATTGGACAGTTTCAACTCACAGTTCACAATATCCGTAAAAGAAATATTGAATTGTCATTTAAGCACATTAAAGCTTCCAAAGGAAAGCTTAAAAAAAGCATTAGATGAAGTAAATATGAGTGAAAAACTTAATTCGCTTATAGGTAGCCTTTCTGGAGGTCAATATCAAAAGGTATTGATTGCTCGTGCTTTTATGGGAAATCCAGAATTGCTAATTTTAGATGAAATGAGTACAGGAGTTGATTCAAAAGCTCAAAAAGAAATTTACTCTCTAATTAAAAAATTCAATACAGAAAAAAACATGACTATTTTATCTGTAGAGCATAACATACCTATAGCATTAAAATATTCCACACATATTCTAGAGGTTTCAGAAGGAGCTACTGCACTTTATACTGTTGAAGAATATGCAGATTCCTTAAATAATAGCACTCAATATATAAGAAAGGTAGATTAGTTCCTATGCAAGATTTACAAGCCATGTTTAGTTTACAATTTATGAGAAATGCTTTTACAGCAGGATTATTTTTATCAATTCTCTGCCCTTCAATAGGTCTCTTTTTGGTATTAAAAAGATATTCAATGATTGGAGATACTTTGTCCCATTCATCCTTTGCTGGAGTGGCTATTGGTTTAGTAATAGGCTACAATCCAATACTGACCGCTTTAGTTTTTACAACTATTTGTGCTGTACTAATTGAGTTCCTAAGAGGTTATTTTAAAAAGTACAGTGAACTAGTAATGAACATAATATTAACCTTAAGTTTAGGCATTGCAATAATTCTGGTTAGCACAGGTAAAACTTCGGTAAAAGTTAGTTCGTACTTGTTCGGTAGCATTTTGACTGTATCTGCAGAAGATATACTACTAATCATAATTGCTTCAATTGTGTGCTTATTAATCCTTGGAATTTTGTACAAGAAATTGCTTTATGTTACCTTTGATGAAGAAGGTGCAAGAATTGCTGGTATAAATGTAAAACTTATAAATTATCTATTTACAATAGTAGTTGGTGTAACTATTTCAATGTCAATTAGGATTATGGGAATTCTTGTGATTTCATCTATAATTGTAATTCCAGTAGCAGCTGCTATGCAATTTAGGCAAAGCTTTTTTAAAACAATGATCATTTCTATAATATTAGGTATTGTAGATGTATTTTTAGGTTTAATGTTTTCTTTTCGTTACGATAGTGCCCCTGGAGGAACAATAGCATTAACTACTGTAGCTACATTGGTTATATCAATAATTCTCGGTTCAATTTTAAAATCAGATTAAAAAGAACTTATCCATATTAACTTGGATAAGTTCTTTTTATCTTACTATTTTTATTCTTTCTTTTTCGAGCATTTCTCACAAATCCCCTTAAGCTTAAGAGTATGTTCAGTTAATGTAAATCCAGTTTGATTTTTTACTAACTCTTCTATTTGCTTCATTGGACATGGAACTTCTATTTCTTTATGGCATAAACTGCATTGCAAAACATGTTTATGTTGTTCCTTTATCAATGAATAAAGATGACTGTTTTCACCTATATTAAACTTTTCTATAATATGTTTCTTTTCAAATATTTCCAAAGTTCTATATACTGTTGATAAATTGATATCTATACCATCCTCTTTGCTCTTACTATAAATATATTCTGCTGTAAGTGACTCTGAACTTTTAGCCAATAACATATATATATATACTCTAGCCTTTGTAACTTTTAAGTTCTTCTGTCTAAAGAAACTATCAGCATCCATACAATTACCCACTTTCTCCTTATAATAAACATAATTATAACACAATTTAAAGGAATTTCTTAATATTATCTATAAAAACTTTATTTTTTCAAACCTTTAAGCACATTATAAATCTGTTTTATCTCCTCTTCACTTAACTCATCAAAATCATCTAGTTTTTCTTTAATTTCAGAAATCACTTTTTTCTTATAATCTTGATCTTTATTGGTTTTCTTCATAACCTTTGCAACTATTGTTCCTGTCAATATACTGATAAAAACAGTCCCACTTACTATTAAAATTGAAGCTATACATTTTCCTAAAATAGTTGTAGGCGTTATGTCTCCATATCCAACTGTAGTTGCTGTTACAAAACTCCACCACAAGGAATCCTCGAAACTTATTCCCTCTGCAATTTCTATACCTATAGCTCCAATATAAGTGGTGATAAAGGTTCCTATAATAGAATACATAAATAAAGTTATTTTTATTAACCTATTTAGTATATCTCTGCAAAGTTCAATTAATATCATGATTCTAATAAGCTTAACAAATTTAATAATCTTATAGGTAACAATATATTCTGAAAGGCTTGGAATGCAAAACAATAATACAATAATATCAGTTGGTATTACTGCTAAAAAGCCAATAATATTCATTTTTATAAAATTCAAATTGTTTTGTGTGTAGAAAAATTCTATTACATAATCTAAAAGCAATAAAATTCCAATTATAATATCAACATTGTTAAGGACTATTAATATAGATCTTGGAAGCTTTAAAATCAATTCCATTGATAGTACTACTATTACTGTAAAGCAAAAAGCAAGCTTACAAAAATAATAAAAGTCACTTCTTTTAATCATATTTTAAAACCTCTTAGGAAAAAATCATTTTCATTCCAAATAAAAATAGAATTATTCCTCCAATATAATCAGCATATTTTGCGATAAATGATATACTTTTTATTTTTTCAGCCAAAATAAATGCTAGTATTGATATAACTAAAGTTATTACTCCAATTACACCAGTATTCCAAAGTAACAATTTTATCTGCCTTAAATTCTGAAATATTGTAAACCCTACCACTAAAGCATCCACGCTAACGGAAATTCCCAATATAAAATACATCTGAGGTTTATCTACTAATGGCTGCTCTTTTTCCTGCATACCATCCTTTATCATAAATACACCTACAGTAGATATAATCATCCCTCCAATAATGCAGGGAATCGCAACGAAATGCTCACTAAATAACACTCCTAAGTATGCGCCTATAAATGTACATAAAAATTGAAAGAATCCAAAAGATAATGCAAAGAGAGCTTTACTTTTTCTCTTTAAGTTTCCCCCTATACCTAAGCTTAATGATACTCCTGCAGCATCCATAGATAATGCAAGCGCAATTAAAATCAACCTACTATAATCCACAATTTTTCCTCCATATTTATTTCTTAATTATTTGTATTTTTAATACTCTAAAAATATGCTGACTATTTATAATTAGCTATTTTTTTACACTTAAAATATATAATAGATTACATTCTTTTAAAAAATGCTTTATTTTATGTCTATTTTAGTGTATATTATTAAATAGTGTAGCAATTATATTTGAATTGTATATCACATATATACTATTATGTAATTATTATTGTGTTTAAGGAGAGATTTCAATGAACTGTATAATAGCTCAATCAGGTGGTCCAACCTCTGTAATAAATTCTAGTGTTGCAGGATTAGTTGAAGCTAACAACGATTTAAAAATTTTTAATAATGTATTTGCTGGTTTAAACGGCATTGAAGGTATTTTAGATAAAAACATAATAAATCTTTCAGAATTAACTAAAGATCAATTAGAAACATTTAAATACACTCCATCTTCAGGCTTAGGTTCTTGCAGATATAAGCTTAAAAATTTTACTGAAAATGAAGAAGAATATACAGAACTAATGAACATCTTAGATGAATTAGATGTTAAAGCATTTTTCTATGTAGGCGGCAATGATTCTATGGATACTATTGCAAAATTAAGTGCTTATGCTGAAGAAAAAAATATAGACATTAAGTTCATAGGAATTCCAAAAACTATAGATAATGATTTAATGTTCACTGATCATACACCTGGGTTTGGAAGTGCTGCAAAATTTATTGCAACTTCAACATTAGAAACTTATTTAGATTCTACAGTATATATAGATAATGGTGTTTTTATTGTTGAAACCATGGGAAGAGATACTGGTTGGCTAGCTGCTTCAAGTGCTCTTGCAACTGTTGATGGAAAACCAGTGGCTGATTTAATATACTTACCAGAAGTTGCTTTTGATACTGAAAAATTTCTTCAAGATGTAGCTAGACTTTATAAAGAGAAAAAACATGTTTATATAGTTGCTTCAGAAGGCCTAAAAAACGAAGATGGTGACTTTATTACTTCACTAAATTCAAAGAAGGCTCACGATAAATTTGGTCATACTCAACTAGGCGGTGTAGGAAATTACCTAAAAGATTTAATTATAGATAAAGAAATTACTCATAGAGTAAAGGTTCTTGAACTTAGTGTATTGCAAAGATGTTCAATGCATATAGCTTCTAAAACAGACATTGATGAAGCAGCTATGGTTGGCAGAGAAGCTTTGAATTATGCAAAGGATGGCAATTCTGGTTACATGGTAGCAATTAAGCGCGATGCTAACATGCCATATAAGAGTTCTACATTTTTAGTTAAGGCTAAAGATGTAGCTAATAAAGTTAAATACTTCCCTACTGAATGGATAAATGAAGAAGGAAACTTTATTACTAAAGAAGGTTTAAAATACTTAAGACCTCTTATTGTTGATGAACCTAATTTAATAATTGAAAACTATTTACCTAAATACAGGGTATTTAGTAGATAGTCTTATATACTACTAGCTTTTAAATATATGTATTTTGTATCCTTACCTACTAACTAACACTTTGTGCTACAAAATACATAATTTAATATACAATTTAAATATAGCTGATAAAACATATGAATTTCTTATATGTTTTGTCAGCTATTATTAATATACACCTATCTTTTTTTACTAATAAATCTATTAATACATTCCAAACAATAATCAACTTCTGAAATAGTATTATAGGGTGCAAAGCTAACTCTTACTATCCCAGGTGATTTTAAAGTTTTATCATAAGCTAAAACAAAGGTATCCTGATCTCTTATTCCTAAAATTTTCTTCACATAAGGCTGTGCACAAAAACAGCCATCTCTTATACCTATTGAACAATCTTTTCCCAAGTATTCTGCCAATACCTCATGATATATCCCTTCTATATTAAATCCGCATACTCCTAACCTATTTTTTTCATCTGTGTCATAATATAATTTAATATTTTTCATCGCTTTTATTTCGTCAGTAAAATGATCTCGAAGTAAACTTTCCTGCTTTTCCATCAAGTCAAAACCTATCTTTTCAACCTCATCCATAGATATCATTAAAGCTAGCACACCAACTATATTTTGAGTTCCCCCCTCCACTTTTTCTGGAGGATCTAACCAAAATACTCTATCATGTCCAACAATATCAACAGTTCCTCCCCCTGGCATAGAAGAATCTTTTTTAATAAAGGGAGTCTTTTTTCCCACAATAACACCAGTTCCAAAAGGAGCATACATTTTATGAGCTGAAAAAACCAAATAATCTATTTCTTCTTCAAAATTCTTTTTGTTTAAATTTATTTTCCTATGTGGAACTAACTGTGCTCCATCAACCACCATCATAGCTCCATATTTATGCGCAATCCTTGCAACGTAATTAATATCATTAATATACCCTGTAACATTAGATGCACCACTAACAGTAATAACCTTAAGTTTACCCGCATATTTTTTGGCTAGGGTTTCAAATTGATCTAACTTCAATTTACCCTTTTCATCTACTTCCACATATTTAACTGTTCCTACCCTTCTCCATGGCAAATCATTAGA comes from Clostridium sp. TW13 and encodes:
- a CDS encoding metal ABC transporter permease, which translates into the protein MFSLQFMRNAFTAGLFLSILCPSIGLFLVLKRYSMIGDTLSHSSFAGVAIGLVIGYNPILTALVFTTICAVLIEFLRGYFKKYSELVMNIILTLSLGIAIILVSTGKTSVKVSSYLFGSILTVSAEDILLIIIASIVCLLILGILYKKLLYVTFDEEGARIAGINVKLINYLFTIVVGVTISMSIRIMGILVISSIIVIPVAAAMQFRQSFFKTMIISIILGIVDVFLGLMFSFRYDSAPGGTIALTTVATLVISIILGSILKSD
- a CDS encoding zinc-ribbon domain-containing protein, which produces MEDKTLVCRDCGKEFVFTVGEQEFYKEKGFDNEPTRCADCRRARKQQNNRR
- a CDS encoding Fur family transcriptional regulator, with translation MDADSFFRQKNLKVTKARVYIYMLLAKSSESLTAEYIYSKSKEDGIDINLSTVYRTLEIFEKKHIIEKFNIGENSHLYSLIKEQHKHVLQCSLCHKEIEVPCPMKQIEELVKNQTGFTLTEHTLKLKGICEKCSKKKE
- a CDS encoding metal ABC transporter ATP-binding protein, translated to MINIKNLSFSYNKKINQLENINVTIPKGSYVSIVGSNGSGKTTLVKLILKQLKPTSGDIEIETKNIGYVPQRLDSFNSQFTISVKEILNCHLSTLKLPKESLKKALDEVNMSEKLNSLIGSLSGGQYQKVLIARAFMGNPELLILDEMSTGVDSKAQKEIYSLIKKFNTEKNMTILSVEHNIPIALKYSTHILEVSEGATALYTVEEYADSLNNSTQYIRKVD
- a CDS encoding DUF6762 family protein encodes the protein MEFQSLVLIERDNEGHFVRELSSYKINPGAVYAKKFYMQNDKVYLEFHTDKDVEEWEYTAIYDLFDIEAFEKAGLDIEELDDEYNPTWKVCFDFYEDHLEMEEKLNSILDLVEDKIEEVLQNIKGKEEQYQ
- a CDS encoding YhgE/Pip domain-containing protein, producing MNFLQIAGNDIKCIFKNRIIRVSIIAIIIVPLLYSLLYLDAFWDPYARVEQLPIAVVNLDKGAKLDGEDKNYGNDLIENLKKNHQVGWKFVSESEANSGLDGKKYYAKLQIPEDFSANVTAAKTGTPKVSNLQFVSNDKKNFLAAQINGKVEVILKSEIVKNISENYVKVTFDNLYKAKDGMIKAADGSGQLYDGLNTLNGKIPELADGASQLTDGASQLYDGQIKLNNGIVKVDDGLNKLNKKMPELTDGTTKLYNGQITLNDAIKAVGSGVVKLSGSMPTLADGVNKLSDGSSQLYAGQIALNKGLFLADDGLNRLNKKMPELTDGTTQLYNGQIALNNGLKFATTQLKSGANDLNVGASQLKDGMGALKSKLPTLAEGVGQLNDGASKLDAGSHGLYAAFSSQSEDLVNHPEKIGLYQAISLLKQGADSANSKLQSPETKKNTALLYKGSDALASGISKTKDGVHELINGVQSTSDVMKSIGQELAVASAATTVDEKNAQINKALAQLQALQKANADNNTDAKIAALSSGVDTLNEQGQTYTNGVKTLIGSVSDLSTGIGTMSSSLDSLEAKLNENNKDSFGAGLKALAQGTSDLKTGVVTMQSKLPELNGGVQKLVDGSAKLNKGTSDLYASATGLADDSGGLLAGSKKLVDGQTRLYQGIVKSNTKEPTLKEAIPQLAVGANQLLAGSNKLVKGQTQLYGGLNQFNSSVPTLKDGVSLLSDALSRIADGSDALVAGQTRLYQGIVKSNTTEPTLKEAVPQLADGANQLLDGSNQLVDGQTKEKNGMDKLNSSVPTLKDGVKKLYDGSKELSTKLDDGAKQLKDGLVNSSDKMGTFVSDPVNLAANPINSIPNYGTGFAPYFIQLSLWIGAIMMFFIISPHVQVDEKTSKFNKVMGKFLSYGFVGILQALLVSVVVLSLGLHPTNTALYIALIVFLSLVFISIIQCLITLFGDAGRVLGIILLIVQLTSCAGTFPLELVPKMFKVLNPFMPFTYGMDALREAISATTINYSIVGKDVAILGLVFVIFLTISIVFKNAGEKLQEIIEGRKSEINI
- the pepF gene encoding oligoendopeptidase F; translation: MGEVKRQKLREEIDEKYKWKVDKIYESVEAFEKDFEILKAEAPKLKEYQGKLKDGKTIYEFLKASEKYSRLAEKLLMFAYLRCYEDTSNSKYQALKTKVDIYLAEFGSYIAFFEPEILALPTEELKNIIKNTEELKEFNFMFDTLLSQKEHVLSKEIEEVLALASDSMQAPDNIRSMLANADMRFSIIKGENGEEIQLTEENYSSLIKSKDKSVREAAFKALFGEYKKLENTFGTALISSIKNFIFNAKVRHYKSALEASLKPNNIPTEVYKSAVKTINDNLGLLHRYVKLKKKLLNLDEIHMYDLYVPVTDYKSEEIQFEDAVEIVKDGLNPLGKEYLNIFDDGVKAGWIDVFENKGKRGGAFSWGSYDTMPYVLLNYNYELNDVSTLAHEMGHSIHSYYSRKEQPYQYHNYSLFLAEVASTTNEILLINHLINKAEDRERKLYLVNQQLEQIRTTVFRQLMFAEFELVSHEELEKGNALTPEDFNKIWHDLNVKYFGEEMVVDEEIDIEWARIPHFFSDFYVYQYATGYSAANAFANNILENGEAAVEKYKGFLKAGSSDYPIKVLQKAGVDMLTPEPVEATMKTFESLLAILEEII